The Vicinamibacterales bacterium genome window below encodes:
- a CDS encoding undecaprenyl-diphosphate phosphatase produces MNWFAAALLGIVQGLTEFLPVSSTAHLLLGARLLRFDDPGGVFTVMIQLGSILAVMWLYRAKLVHVLTNLPSDRDAQHFALMIVVAFLPAVVAGLLFAGFVKSVLYESPAVIAVSFIAGGIVMLAVERLRPAPAIMNAEHTPLMRALGIGACQVLALIPGVSRSGATIVGAMVLGLDRAAAAEFSFFLAMPTMMAAFAHDLLEARQHLNVERAEEIAIGFVFAFIAAAIVVRPFLTVVRRVGFVPFAWYRIAAGALILAALFMGLR; encoded by the coding sequence ATGAATTGGTTCGCGGCAGCGCTGCTGGGCATCGTCCAGGGGCTGACTGAGTTTCTTCCGGTGTCGTCCACGGCGCACCTGCTGCTCGGCGCGCGGCTGCTCCGGTTCGACGATCCCGGCGGCGTGTTCACCGTGATGATCCAGCTCGGCTCGATCCTCGCGGTGATGTGGCTCTATCGCGCGAAGCTCGTGCACGTACTGACGAACCTGCCGTCCGATCGCGACGCGCAACACTTCGCGCTGATGATCGTCGTCGCCTTTCTCCCGGCGGTCGTCGCCGGGCTGCTGTTTGCCGGCTTCGTCAAGAGCGTTCTCTACGAGAGCCCGGCGGTCATCGCCGTGTCGTTCATCGCCGGCGGGATCGTCATGCTGGCCGTGGAGCGCCTGCGTCCCGCCCCCGCGATCATGAACGCCGAGCACACGCCGCTGATGCGCGCACTGGGCATCGGCGCGTGCCAGGTGCTGGCGCTGATTCCCGGCGTCTCCCGATCGGGCGCCACCATCGTCGGCGCGATGGTGCTGGGGCTCGATCGCGCCGCCGCCGCGGAGTTCTCCTTCTTTCTCGCCATGCCGACGATGATGGCCGCCTTCGCGCACGATCTGCTCGAGGCGCGTCAGCACCTGAACGTGGAGCGCGCCGAGGAGATCGCCATCGGATTCGTGTTCGCGTTCATTGCCGCGGCGATCGTCGTCCGTCCGTTCCTGACGGTCGTCCGGCGGGTCGGCTTCGTGCCGTTCGCCTGGTATCGCATCGCCGCGGGAGCCCTCATCCTCGCGGCGCTGTTCATGGGGCTGCGCTGA
- a CDS encoding sodium-translocating pyrophosphatase yields MTIRSDRAFSVQLRTLALLAALLMTPMAIADAHAQAPAPGGAPAAQAPVPSGGGEANLVLPDLSTESFQGINGRTLLMAGLLVCVAGLAFGMIIFVRLKNMPVHRSMLEVSELIYETCKTYLITQGKFILLLELFIGVIMLFYFGRLAATVDPVTGAETHGFPPFKVAVILLFSLIGIAGSYGVAWFGIRVNTFANSRAAFAGLRGMPYPIYAIPLQAGMSIGMLLISVELLIMLCILLFIPGDYAGSCFIGFAIGESLGAAALRIAGGIFTKIADIGSDLMKIVFNIKEDDARNPGVIADCTGDNAGDSVGPSADGFETYGVTGVALISFILLAVTSPAVQVQLLVWIFVMRVMMIIASGVSYLLNESISRAQYGSAQKMNFEAPLTRLVWLTSIVSVAITYVVSYLLIPVVGGDSSLWWKLSTIITCGTLAGAIIPEFVKVFTSTESAHVKEVVISSREGGASLNILSGFVAGNFSAYWLGMSIVGLMAIAYGVSTQGLGGDPASPLMIAPAVFAFGLVAFGFLGMGPVTIAVDSYGPVTDNAQSVFELSVIETLPNIKAELKKDYGFDVNFERAKHLLEENDGAGNTFKATAKPVLIGTAVVGATTMIFSIIVVLTQRLQPQFLQYLSILHPPFLLGLITGGAMIYWFTGASTQAVTTGAYRAVEFIKANIRLDGIEKASVTDSKKVVEICTQYAQKGMFNIFLAVFFGTLGFAFLEPYFFIGYLISIALFGLYQAIFMANAGGAWDNAKKIVEVELKQKGTPLHAATVVGDTVGDPFKDTSSVALNPVIKFTTLFGLLAVELGVQLGRDYGTGLSHVLSALFLAGSAFFVFRSFYGMRIRTGA; encoded by the coding sequence ATGACCATCAGATCCGACCGAGCGTTCTCCGTCCAGCTCCGCACCCTCGCCCTGCTCGCCGCGCTGTTGATGACCCCGATGGCGATCGCCGACGCGCACGCGCAGGCGCCGGCCCCGGGGGGGGCGCCGGCGGCGCAGGCGCCGGTTCCGAGCGGCGGCGGCGAAGCCAACCTGGTGCTGCCGGATCTCAGCACCGAGTCGTTCCAGGGGATCAACGGTCGGACGCTGCTGATGGCCGGCCTTCTCGTCTGCGTCGCCGGCCTGGCGTTCGGCATGATCATCTTCGTCCGGCTGAAGAACATGCCGGTGCACCGCTCGATGCTCGAGGTCTCGGAGCTGATCTACGAGACCTGCAAGACCTACCTGATCACGCAGGGGAAGTTCATCCTGCTGCTCGAGCTGTTCATCGGCGTCATCATGCTGTTCTATTTCGGCCGCCTCGCCGCGACGGTCGATCCGGTCACCGGCGCGGAGACGCACGGATTCCCGCCGTTCAAGGTCGCGGTCATCCTGCTCTTCAGTCTGATCGGCATCGCCGGCAGCTACGGCGTCGCCTGGTTCGGCATCCGCGTCAACACGTTCGCGAACTCGCGGGCGGCATTCGCCGGGCTCCGCGGCATGCCGTATCCGATCTATGCCATTCCGCTGCAGGCGGGGATGAGCATCGGGATGCTGCTCATCAGCGTCGAGCTGCTGATCATGCTCTGCATCCTGCTGTTCATCCCGGGGGACTACGCCGGCTCCTGCTTCATCGGTTTCGCCATCGGCGAATCGCTCGGCGCGGCGGCGCTCCGCATCGCCGGCGGCATCTTCACCAAGATCGCCGACATCGGCTCCGATCTGATGAAGATCGTCTTCAACATCAAGGAAGACGACGCGCGCAACCCCGGCGTCATCGCCGACTGCACCGGCGACAACGCCGGCGACTCGGTGGGCCCGAGCGCCGACGGCTTCGAGACCTACGGCGTCACCGGCGTGGCGCTGATCTCGTTCATCCTCCTCGCCGTCACCAGTCCGGCGGTGCAGGTGCAGCTGCTGGTCTGGATCTTCGTGATGCGGGTGATGATGATCATCGCCAGCGGCGTCTCCTACCTGCTGAACGAATCGATTTCCAGGGCGCAATACGGCAGCGCGCAGAAGATGAACTTCGAGGCGCCGCTGACCCGTCTGGTGTGGCTGACCTCGATCGTCTCGGTGGCGATCACCTACGTGGTGTCCTACCTGCTCATCCCGGTGGTCGGCGGCGACAGCTCGCTGTGGTGGAAGCTGTCGACGATCATCACCTGCGGCACGCTGGCCGGGGCGATCATTCCCGAGTTCGTCAAGGTCTTCACCTCCACCGAGTCCGCTCACGTGAAGGAAGTGGTGATCTCGTCGCGCGAAGGCGGCGCGTCGCTGAACATCCTGTCCGGCTTCGTCGCGGGGAACTTCAGCGCCTACTGGCTCGGGATGAGCATCGTCGGGCTGATGGCGATCGCGTACGGCGTCAGCACCCAGGGACTCGGCGGCGACCCGGCGTCGCCGCTGATGATCGCGCCGGCGGTCTTCGCCTTCGGCCTGGTGGCGTTCGGCTTTCTCGGCATGGGGCCGGTGACGATCGCGGTCGACTCGTACGGGCCGGTGACGGACAACGCGCAGTCGGTGTTCGAGCTCTCGGTGATCGAGACGCTGCCCAACATCAAGGCGGAGCTCAAGAAGGACTACGGCTTCGACGTGAACTTCGAGCGCGCCAAGCACCTGCTCGAGGAGAACGACGGCGCCGGCAACACCTTCAAGGCGACCGCCAAGCCGGTGCTGATCGGCACCGCGGTGGTCGGCGCGACGACGATGATCTTCTCGATCATCGTCGTGCTCACCCAGCGGCTGCAGCCGCAGTTCCTGCAGTACCTCTCGATCCTGCACCCGCCGTTCCTGCTCGGTCTGATCACCGGCGGGGCGATGATCTACTGGTTCACCGGCGCGTCGACCCAGGCGGTGACGACCGGCGCTTACCGGGCGGTCGAGTTCATCAAGGCGAACATCCGGCTGGACGGGATCGAGAAGGCGTCGGTGACGGACTCGAAGAAGGTGGTCGAGATCTGCACGCAGTACGCGCAGAAGGGGATGTTCAACATCTTCCTCGCGGTGTTCTTCGGCACGCTCGGGTTTGCCTTTCTCGAGCCGTACTTCTTCATCGGCTACCTGATTTCCATCGCGCTGTTCGGCCTCTACCAGGCGATCTTCATGGCCAACGCCGGCGGCGCGTGGGACAACGCCAAGAAGATCGTCGAGGTGGAGCTGAAGCAGAAGGGCACGCCGCTGCATGCCGCGACGGTAGTCGGCGATACGGTCGGCGACCCGTTCAAGGACACCTCGTCGGTGGCGCTCAACCCGGTCATCAAGTTCACCACGCTGTTCGGCCTCCTCGCCGTCGAACTGGGGGTGCAGCTGGGGCGGGACTACGGGACGGGCCTCAGCCACGTCCTTTCGGCGCTGTTCCTGGCGGGTTCGGCATTCTTCGTTTTCCGGTCGTTTTACGGGATGCGTATCCGCACCGGGGCCTGA
- a CDS encoding DUF502 domain-containing protein — MFQWLRRSFIAGFFVTVPLFITVAAILWLFRLVDGLVGPLYIKLLGPELIPPGLGIATTAVALLVVGAIATNVVGKRLLQRAEWLLLHVPLFRSVYAPVKQLVVAFSPDNEYGFKRVVLIEDSARGLLLGFLTKEFTIDRGQGPEALIAVYVPTNHLYLGDIVICPRDSASYPDITVEQGIRIFLTGGMALAGRIRARRGDDRVGDFRV; from the coding sequence GTGTTCCAGTGGCTGCGGCGCAGTTTCATCGCGGGGTTCTTCGTCACCGTCCCGCTGTTCATCACGGTGGCGGCGATCCTGTGGCTGTTCCGCCTGGTCGACGGCCTGGTCGGTCCGCTCTACATCAAGCTGCTCGGCCCGGAGCTGATCCCGCCCGGGCTCGGCATCGCGACGACGGCGGTGGCGCTGCTCGTGGTCGGCGCGATCGCGACCAACGTGGTGGGGAAGCGGCTGCTGCAGCGCGCCGAGTGGCTGCTGCTGCACGTGCCGCTGTTCCGCAGCGTCTACGCGCCGGTGAAGCAGCTCGTGGTCGCGTTTTCGCCGGACAACGAATACGGATTCAAGCGCGTCGTGCTGATCGAGGACTCGGCGCGGGGGCTGCTGCTCGGCTTCCTGACGAAGGAGTTCACCATCGACCGCGGCCAGGGGCCCGAGGCGCTGATCGCGGTCTACGTGCCGACCAACCACCTCTACCTGGGCGACATCGTCATCTGCCCGCGCGACAGCGCGTCGTACCCGGACATCACCGTCGAGCAGGGCATCCGCATTTTCCTGACCGGCGGGATGGCGCTCGCGGGGCGGATCCGCGCCCGGCGGGGGGACGACCGGGTCGGAGATTTCCGGGTGTGA
- the secD gene encoding protein translocase subunit SecD: MYKNLRWKLLTIFAVLVVFGGLGVYPLVAQRYHLPLPGWVEAKMLKLGLDLKGGVHLEMRVNTDDALKITTTSVSERLRDAMKAAGAPDLNISVTSPTTFRVEGVPQANDSQFRASADEIAGENYDRNPLAGGAYEFRMRQSAERTLRNDAVEQAMQTIDRRVNALGVTEPSIARQSSGERLLVQMPGLTDVARAKEIIRSTAILEFRLVEAGPASKEDLLKQYNGTLPGDMEMLPGSGAESGQFYVVKKIATVTGQDLRVARPGLDENNQPAVLFELKSQGAVNFGKLSGENLGRYLAIILDNRVISAPRLEGRITDSGRISGGFTSESANDLALTLRSGALPASLTYLEERVVGPSLGADSVRAGVISSAVGLLLILIFIVWYYKLAGVNAVIALVFNLVILLGLMAYFGATMTLPGIAGFVLTMGMGVDSNVLIFERIKEELEAQRGVRASINAGFSRVFLTLLDTHVASLIAAAFLFQFGTGPIRGFATTLSIGLFVNLFTSIFVSKTLFELELSRRKTPSISI, from the coding sequence ATGTACAAGAACCTTCGCTGGAAGCTCCTCACCATCTTCGCGGTCCTCGTCGTCTTCGGCGGACTCGGCGTCTATCCGCTCGTCGCGCAGCGCTACCATCTGCCGCTGCCGGGCTGGGTCGAGGCCAAGATGTTGAAGCTGGGTCTCGACCTCAAGGGCGGCGTGCACCTCGAGATGCGCGTCAACACCGACGACGCGCTGAAGATCACCACGACCTCGGTGAGCGAGCGGCTGCGCGACGCAATGAAGGCGGCGGGCGCTCCCGATCTGAACATCAGCGTGACCTCCCCGACGACGTTCCGCGTCGAAGGCGTGCCGCAGGCCAACGACTCGCAGTTCCGCGCCTCGGCCGACGAGATCGCCGGCGAGAACTACGATCGCAACCCGCTCGCCGGCGGTGCCTACGAGTTCCGGATGAGGCAGAGCGCCGAGCGGACCCTGCGCAACGACGCCGTCGAGCAGGCGATGCAGACGATCGATCGGCGGGTCAACGCGCTGGGCGTCACCGAACCGAGCATCGCGCGCCAGTCGAGCGGCGAGCGGCTCCTGGTCCAGATGCCGGGCCTGACCGACGTCGCCCGCGCCAAGGAGATCATCCGCTCCACCGCGATCCTCGAATTCCGGCTGGTCGAAGCGGGACCGGCCTCGAAAGAGGATCTGCTGAAGCAGTACAACGGCACGCTGCCCGGCGACATGGAAATGCTTCCCGGCTCCGGCGCCGAGTCGGGTCAGTTCTACGTGGTCAAGAAGATCGCGACGGTCACCGGGCAGGATCTGCGCGTCGCCAGGCCGGGGCTCGACGAGAACAACCAGCCGGCGGTCCTGTTCGAGCTGAAATCGCAGGGAGCGGTGAATTTCGGCAAGCTCTCGGGCGAGAACCTCGGACGCTATCTCGCGATCATCCTCGACAACCGCGTCATCTCGGCGCCGCGGCTCGAAGGGCGGATCACCGATTCGGGCCGCATCTCCGGCGGCTTCACCTCCGAGAGCGCGAACGACCTCGCGCTCACGCTGCGCTCCGGCGCGCTGCCCGCCTCGCTGACCTACCTCGAGGAGCGGGTCGTCGGGCCCAGCCTCGGCGCGGACTCGGTGCGCGCCGGCGTGATCTCGTCCGCGGTCGGCCTGCTCCTCATCCTGATCTTCATCGTCTGGTACTACAAGCTCGCCGGGGTCAACGCGGTGATCGCGCTGGTCTTCAACCTCGTCATCCTGCTCGGGCTGATGGCGTACTTCGGCGCGACGATGACGCTGCCGGGGATCGCCGGCTTCGTGCTCACGATGGGCATGGGCGTCGACTCGAACGTGCTCATCTTCGAGCGCATCAAGGAGGAGCTCGAGGCGCAGCGCGGCGTGCGCGCCTCGATCAACGCCGGCTTCAGCCGCGTCTTCCTGACGCTGCTCGACACCCACGTCGCGTCGCTGATCGCCGCCGCGTTCCTCTTCCAGTTCGGCACCGGACCGATCCGCGGGTTCGCCACGACGCTGTCGATCGGGCTCTTCGTCAATCTCTTCACGTCGATCTTCGTGTCGAAGACCCTCTTCGAGCTCGAGCTCTCGCGGCGCAAGACGCCGTCGATCAGCATCTAG
- the secF gene encoding protein translocase subunit SecF: MRIFKNPNYDFVRWTWHALVLSWVIILAGGVYIWKNGIPKGVEFSGGTIVIVKFDQVPNLDRIRTALPDGANAIVQTYGPDTSREVMIRVPSAGAEAGASLSAQAEAVVASLNSAGLGPIAGTCSPQKPSNCLSGTEIVGPTVGRELTRRGILATVFALAGILVYIALRFRISFAVGAVIATIHDLLITLVFLAVFQYEMSLNVVAALLTITGYSMNDTIVIFDRVRENMRSMRRDDLATVINTAVNQMMDRTVITGGSTLLAVTALYFFGGEVLKGFAFTMIVGIITGTYSSVFIAAAIVLLWQRRSHRKAAPAAPVAPVAPAKKSTKRRAS; the protein is encoded by the coding sequence ATGAGAATTTTCAAGAATCCCAATTACGACTTCGTTCGCTGGACCTGGCACGCGCTGGTGCTGTCGTGGGTGATCATCCTCGCCGGCGGCGTGTACATCTGGAAGAACGGCATCCCGAAGGGGGTCGAGTTCTCGGGCGGCACGATCGTGATCGTGAAGTTCGATCAGGTGCCGAATCTCGACCGCATCCGGACGGCGCTGCCGGACGGCGCCAACGCAATCGTCCAGACCTACGGTCCGGATACATCGCGGGAAGTGATGATCCGCGTGCCGTCGGCGGGCGCGGAAGCGGGCGCCTCCCTCAGCGCGCAGGCCGAGGCGGTGGTTGCCTCGCTGAACAGCGCCGGCCTCGGCCCGATCGCCGGCACCTGCTCGCCGCAGAAGCCGTCCAACTGCCTCTCGGGCACGGAGATCGTCGGCCCGACGGTCGGCCGCGAGCTGACCCGCCGCGGCATTCTCGCCACCGTGTTCGCGCTGGCCGGGATCCTGGTCTACATCGCGCTGCGGTTCCGGATCAGCTTCGCCGTGGGCGCGGTCATCGCGACGATCCACGACCTGCTGATCACGCTGGTGTTCCTCGCCGTGTTCCAGTACGAGATGAGTCTCAACGTCGTCGCGGCGCTGCTGACCATCACCGGCTATTCGATGAACGACACCATCGTCATCTTCGACCGGGTGCGCGAGAACATGCGCTCGATGCGCCGCGACGACCTCGCGACGGTGATCAACACGGCGGTGAACCAGATGATGGACCGCACCGTGATCACCGGCGGCTCGACGCTGCTGGCGGTCACCGCGCTCTATTTCTTCGGCGGCGAAGTGCTGAAGGGGTTCGCCTTCACCATGATCGTCGGGATCATCACCGGCACCTATTCGAGCGTGTTCATCGCCGCGGCGATCGTCCTGCTGTGGCAGAGAAGGTCCCACCGCAAGGCCGCTCCGGCGGCCCCGGTCGCGCCGGTCGCGCCGGCGAAGAAGTCCACCAAGCGCCGCGCATCGTGA